Below is a window of Myxococcales bacterium DNA.
CCTGAGGAATCAGACTGGGATCATCGATCAGGCGCTGTCGCGCTTCCGGGTTTTCGATCAGACATTGCATGCCCCCAGAAATGCCGTTGCGCGTGGTTTCGTTGCCGGCCACGAGCAACAGGACCATGAACATCACCAGCTCTTCTTGCGCGACTTCCCCGCCGTCGCCAATGAAGGCCGTGTCCTGCTGTTCCATGTGGGTATGCAGCAGCCCGTCGGTTTCCGCGCCGACCAAAATGCTCGCCAGATCATCCCGTGGGTTTTCGCGCCGATCGTCGAGAATTTCTCGTATGTAGGAGGTGTATTCGACGAAGGCCTGGCCTGCGGCCGCGACGATTTCCGGTTTGTCGAGATTTCCGTCGCCGGCAATCATGGCGTCCGACCATTGGTGAAAGCGCTCGCGATCATCGGGGCGGATGCCAATCATCTCGGCGATCAACAGCAGCGGCATTGGGACCGCAAGATCGGTGACAAAATCGCATCGGCCCTTCTTCGCGACGGCGTCGATCGTTTCCGTTGCAATCCGGGTAAAGACTTCTTCTAGCTTCGAGACCATGCGGGGGGTGAAGCCACGATTGATCAGGCCACGCAGCTTGCCGTGACGCGGCTCGTCCTCGTCGATCAAGCTCAGCTTGATCGGCATTCCCGGTCGCACGCCCTCACCCGAACAGAAGAGCTGATTGTTTTTCGAAACGTAACTGACGTGCTCAAAACTCGTAACGATCCAGTGGCCACTCTTCTCAGACCAGAAAATCGGCTCATTCTCACACAAGCTGCGCAGCCGGCCTTCCATATCCGGGGTCCAATTGGCTGAACTCGTAAAATCGATATCCACATCCGTCATTTTCATCGGGGGCACTCCTGGTTTGTCCACATGAACTGGTTCACTTGTCTCTTCGGGCTCTTCTAGCTCTTCTGTCTCTTCGGGCTCTTCTGTTTCTTCTTCGTCCGTCGCGGCTCCGAAACTGAATGATCCGGCGCTCGAATGGCTTCCCAGCCAAACTCTGCTGCCTGCACGATTTGCTTTTCGACCGGATAACCGGGGTCTGACAACCACGCAGTGACGGTTGCGTTGAGCATCCCGACGACCATTTCTGCCAGAAAGTCGGCGCTC
It encodes the following:
- a CDS encoding cytochrome P450, whose amino-acid sequence is MKMTDVDIDFTSSANWTPDMEGRLRSLCENEPIFWSEKSGHWIVTSFEHVSYVSKNNQLFCSGEGVRPGMPIKLSLIDEDEPRHGKLRGLINRGFTPRMVSKLEEVFTRIATETIDAVAKKGRCDFVTDLAVPMPLLLIAEMIGIRPDDRERFHQWSDAMIAGDGNLDKPEIVAAAGQAFVEYTSYIREILDDRRENPRDDLASILVGAETDGLLHTHMEQQDTAFIGDGGEVAQEELVMFMVLLLVAGNETTRNGISGGMQCLIENPEARQRLIDDPSLIPQAVEEMLRWVTPIRSFCRTAVEDTELGDKKIRQGDKVFMVYSTANHDKREFESPEVFDIDRNPHHIAFGIGNHFCLGANLARMEMKVAFAELLRRLPDMEYASDGPQFQPSSLVRTCKKMEVVFTPES